A region from the Hydra vulgaris chromosome 08, alternate assembly HydraT2T_AEP genome encodes:
- the LOC136083603 gene encoding uncharacterized protein LOC136083603, with the protein MESNQERCHEFDFFKGVQRDKILHEIHRHFLQDTKKSALVLYGMSGVGKTKIAKKYCEIYSDFYKSIVWIDAAFGKLQTSIRNRCHILGLAIHDSKNDFNIEVIVEKIHNYYINGKTLYIFDNIDDESVKGLKMYISMKANSFTLITSQWRTWSNNVNKLFVDVFSFEDAFAYVKNNIKEYTDENIKNLIKELGYHPFAITQAIKYINIHKVSIEKYIDRYRQKPVEILDTDNFHSEDESKSAIKAINLVLFKLKKTKLIPLELLNCLSHCDGQNISKEFIIQILNQMNIKEEHSIDEIVALLMSYSLLNCFDDNKYSMHELTQLTCKYFQITNSSTNTYIDLIESYFKFELNQVKDHVDFGNHFVFHFLYMFRINEKRMSKTFHYMTTSIKKLLVCKGLFDEAIEILKAIQSFNTETYGENNKLTLNTKHNIANCLKNMGKYNEALEIYYSVEKIRTEILGINHPETIRSKHSIANCLYNMGKYNEALEIYYSVEKIRTEILGINHPDTIGTKHNIAICLKNMGKYNEALEIYYSVEKIRTEILGINHPETISSKHNIAICLKDMGKYNEALEIYYSVEKIRTEILGINHPDTIRTKHNIANCLYNMGKYNETLEIYYSVEKIRTEILGINHPDTIRTKHNIANCLYNMGKYNETLEIYYTVDKIRTEILGINHPDTMATKHNIAICLMIMGKYNEALEIYYSVEKIRTEILGINHPDTIRTKHNIANCLYNMGKYNETLEIYYTVEKIRTEILGINHPDTMATKHNIAICLMNMGKYNEALEIYYSVEKIQTEILGINHPDTIRTKHNIAICLMNMRKYNEALEIYYSVEKIQTEILGINHPDTIRTKHNIAICLKNMGKYNEALEIYYSVEKIQTEILGINHPDTIRTKHNIAICLKNMGKYNEALEIYYSVEKIQTEILGINHPDAIRTKHNIAICLKDMGKYNEALEIYYSVEKIRTEILGINHPDTIGTKHNIANCLKDMGK; encoded by the coding sequence GTGTTCAACGCGACAAAATACTTCACGAAATTCATCGTCATTTTTTACAAGACACAAAAAAGTCTGCTTTAGTACTATATGGAATGTCAGGTGTTGGGAAGacaaaaattgccaaaaaataCTGTGAAATTTATTCTGACTTCTATAAAAGCATTGTCTGGATAGACGCAGCATTTGGAAAATTACAAACTTCAATAAGAAATCGTTGTCATATATTAGGATTGGCTATtcatgattcaaaaaatgattttaatatagaagtaattgttgaaaaaattcacaattattacataaatggaaaaactttgtatatttttgataatatcgACGATGAAAGTgttaaaggtttaaaaatgtacatttCAATGAAAGCGAACTCGTTTACTTTAATTACCTCGCAATGGAGAACGTGGTCaaacaatgtaaataaattgtttgttgatgttttttcttttgaagATGCATTCGCTTAtgtgaaaaataatattaaagaatacacggatgaaaacataaaaaacttaattaaagaaCTTGGTTATCATCCGTTTGCTATAACGCAggcaattaaatatataaatatacataaagtctcgatagaaaaatatatagatcGATATAGACAGAAACCCGTAGAAATATTAGACACTGATAACTTTCATTCTGAAGATGAATCAAAGTCtgcaataaaagcaatcaatttagttttgttcaaattaaaaaaaactaaacttattcCATTAGAATTACTTAACTGTTTATCTCATTGCGATGGTCAAAATATAAGTAAAGAATTTATAATCCAAATCTTAAAtcaaatgaatataaaagaagAACATTCAATAGATGAAATCGTTGCGTTACTAATGAGTTATTCGTTACTAAATTGTTTCGATGATAACAAATATTCAATGCACGAACTGACACAGTTGACgtgtaaatattttcaaattactaATTCAAGTACAAATACGTATATTGATCTAAtagaaagttattttaaatttgagttgAACCAAGTGAAGGATCATGTGGATTTCGGAAATCATTTCGTTTTTCATTTTCTCTATATGTTTCGTATTAACGAAAAAAGAATGTCAAAAACCTTCCATTATATGACAACTTCTATCAAAAAGTTATTAGTATGTAAAGGTTTATTTGATGAAGCAATCgaaatattaaaagcaattcaaagttttaatacAGAAACTTATggtgaaaataataaactcaCGCTtaatacaaaacataatatcgcaaactgtttgaagaatatgggaaaatataacgaagctttagaaatttattattctgttgagaaaatacgaactgaaattttaggtatcaaccatccagaaaCAATAAGATCAAAACATAGTATCGCAAACTGTTTGTacaatatgggaaaatataacgaagctttagaaatttattattctgttgagaaaatacgaactgaaattttaggtatcaaccatccagatacaataggaacaaaacataatatcgcaatctgtttgaagaatatgggaaaatataacgaagctttagaaatttattattctgttgagaaaatacgaactgaaattttaggtatcaaccatccagaaaCAATAAGctcaaaacataatatcgcaatctgtttgaaggatatgggaaaatataacgaagctttagaaatttattattctgttgagaaaatacgaactgaaattttaggtatcaaccatccagatacaataagaacaaaacataatatcgcaaactgtttgtacaatatgggaaaatataacgaaactttagaaatttattattctgttgagaaaatacgaactgaaattttaggtatcaaccatccagatacaataagaacaaaacataatatcgcaaactgtttgtacaatatgggaaaatataacgaaactttagaaatttattatactgttgataaaatacgaactgaaattttaggtatcaaccatccagatacaatggcaacaaaacataatatcgcaatcTGTTTGATGAtaatgggaaaatataacgaagctttagaaatttattattctgttgagaaaatacgaactgaaattttaggtatcaaccatccagatacaataagaacaaaacataatatcgcaaactgtttgtacaatatgggaaaatataacgaaactttagaaatttattatactgttgagaaaatacgaactgaaattttaggtatcaaccatccagatacaatggcaacaaaacataatatcgcaatctgtttgatgaatatgggaaaatataacgaagctttagaaatttattattctgttgagaaaatacaaactgaaattttaggtatcaaccatccagatacaataagaacaaaacataatatcgcaatcTGTTTGATGAATATgagaaaatataacgaagctttagaaatttattattctgttgagaaaatacaaactgaaattttaggtatcaaccatccagatacaataagaacaaaacataatatcgcaatcTGTTTGAAGAATATGGGAAagtataacgaagctttagaaatttattattctgttgagaaaatacaaactgaaattttaggtatcaaccatccagatacaataagaacaaaacataatatcgcaatctgtttgaagaatatgggaaaatataacgaagctttagaaatttattattctgttgagaaaatacaaactgaaattttaggtatcaaccatccagatgcaataagaacaaaacataatatcgcaatctgtttgaaggatatgggaaaatataacgaagctttagaaatttattattctgttgagaaaatacgaactgaaattttaggtatcaaccatccagatacaataggaacaaaacataatatcgcaaactgtttAAAGGATATgggaaaataa